A window of the Cannabis sativa cultivar Pink pepper isolate KNU-18-1 chromosome X, ASM2916894v1, whole genome shotgun sequence genome harbors these coding sequences:
- the LOC115704128 gene encoding probable pectin methylesterase CGR3, with the protein MSRRPVNPARRIGDGGSIPFVGAVQSKTRSSPLLSIGLVVLGAILLICYSYSGSGGLSSKEVMSKFEGGVSCTYEVQRAIPVLKKAYGDSMRKVLHVGPETCSVVSKLLKEEDTEAWGVEPYDLEDVDTNCKSLVRKGIVRMADIKFPLPYRTKSFSLVIVSDALDYLSPKYLNKTLPELARVSTDGVVIFSGYPGQNRAIVAELSKFGRPAKLRSSSWWIKFFLQNSLEDNEAASTKFDQASIKSSYKPACQVFHLKSYQ; encoded by the exons atgtcaAGGAGGCCAGTAAATCCTGCTAGGCGCATTGGTGATGGAGGAAGCATTCCATTTGTGGGTGCTGTCCAATCTAAAACACGCTCATCACCATTATTATCTATTGGTCTCGTAGTCTTG GGTGCAATTCTTCTTATTTGCTACAGCTATAGTGGTTCAG GTGGACTGAGCAGTAAAGAGGTTATGAGTAAATTTGAAG GTGGTGTTTCATGCACGTATGAAGTCCAAAGAGCCATACCTGTTCTGAAGAAAGCTTATGGTGACAGCATGCGTAAAGTGTTGCATGTGGGCCCCGAGACTTGTTCTGTGGTATCTAAACTGCTGAAAGAGGAGGATACTGAAGCCTGGGGTGTGGAACCATATGACTTGGAGGATGTGGACACTAATTGCAAGAGTCTCGTGCGCAAGGGCATTGTGCGAATGGCTGATATAAAATTCCCACTGCCATACAGGACAAAGTCATTTTCTCTTGTAATAGTGTCTGATGCACTGGATTACTTGTCTCCAAAATACCTAAACAAAACTCTTCCAGAGTTGGCTAGGGTGTCTACTGACGGTGTTGTTATATTTTCCG GCTATCCAGGTCAGAATAGAGCTATAGTTGCTGAGCTTTCCAAATTTGGCCGTCCa GCTAAATTGAGAAGCTCTTCTTGGTGGATAAAGTTTTTTCTCCAAAATAGCTTAGAAGATAACGAAGCCGCATCGACCAAATTTGATCAAGCTTCAATTAAGAGCTCGTACAAGCCTGCCTGCCAAGTTTTTCACCTCAAATCGTATCAATAA
- the LOC115704122 gene encoding probable pectin methylesterase CGR3: protein MSRRPVNPARRIGDGGSIPFVGAVQSKTRSSPLLSIGLVVLGAILLLCYSYSGSGGLSSKEVMSKFEGGVSCTYEVQRAIPVLKKAYGDSMRKVLHVGPETCSVVSKLLKEEDTEAWGVEPYDLEDVDTNCKSLVRKGIVRMADIKFPLPYRTKSFSLVIVSDALDYLSPKYLNKTLPELARVSTDGVVIFSGYPGQNRAKVAELSKFGRPAKLRSSSWWIRFFLQNSLEDNEAASTKFDQASIKRSYKPACQVFHLKSYQ from the exons ATGTCAAGGAGGCCAGTAAATCCTGCTAGGCGCATTGGTGATGGAGGAAGCATTCCATTTGTGGGTGCTGTCCAATCTAAAACACGCTCATCACCATTACTATCTATTGGCCTCGTAGTCTTG GGTGCAATTCTTCTTCTTTGCTACAGCTATAGTGGTTCAG GTGGACTGAGCAGTAAAGAGGTTATGAGTAAATTTGAAG GTGGTGTTTCATGCACGTATGAAGTCCAAAGAGCCATACCTGTTCTGAAGAAAGCATATGGTGACAGCATGCGTAAAGTGTTGCATGTGGGCCCGGAGACTTGTTCTGTGGTATCTAAACTGCTGAAAGAGGAGGATACTGAAGCCTGGGGTGTGGAACCATATGACTTGGAGGATGTCGACACTAATTGCAAGAGTCTCGTGCGCAAGGGCATTGTGCGAATGGCTGATATAAAATTCCCACTGCCATACAGGACAAAGTCATTTTCTCTTGTAATAGTGTCTGATGCACTGGATTACTTGTCTCCAAAATACCTAAACAAAACTCTTCCAGAGTTGGCTAGGGTGTCTACTGACGGTGTTGTTATATTTTCCG GCTATCCAGGTCAGAATAGAGCTAAAGTTGCTGAGCTTTCCAAATTTGGCCGTCCa GCTAAATTGAGAAGCTCTTCTTGGTGGATAAGGTTTTTTCTCCAAAATAGCTTAGAAGATAACGAAGCAGCATCGACCAAATTTGATCAAGCTTCAATTAAGAGATCGTACAAGCCTGCCTGCCAAGTTTTTCACCTCAAATCGTATCAATGA